The Anaerolineales bacterium region GCACGAACGCTTCGTTCTCATCGGGCGCGCCGACGCTCACGCGGAGGGCGTTCTTCATCCCGAACGTGGTCAATTCGCGGACGATGAACCCGCGTTGCAATAAAAGTTCCGTCAGCCGCGCCGCGCCGAGGGGCGGTTCCACGATCGTCACAAAATTCGCCTGGCTGTGAATGGCGAACAGGTCCAACTCGTCGAACGCGGATTCAAAGTACGCGCGCCCTGCCAAAACCGTCTGACGCTGGTTTTGGCTGAACTCGTCGTCGTCCATGCTGGCAGACGCGGCGGCGAGAGCGATGTCGCTGGTGTTGAACGGCAACAGCGCGTGACGCACATATCCGGCGATCTCGGCGGGCGCGATCATGTAGCCCACGCGCAGGTTTGCCAGCCCCGAGGCTTTTGAGAAACTACGCAAGACGATCACGTTGCGACCCTCGCGGACGTAACTCAGGCTGTCGGGATAATTCGCGTCGGCGACGTAGTCGTAATACGATTCGTCCAACAATACGACCACATGGTCGGGGACTTCGCGCATGAAACGCGCCAGATCGTTTTGTGCGATGATCTTGCCAGTGGGGTTGTTCGGCGAACACAGGAAAACGATGCGGGTGTCGTCGTCAATTTGGCTTAAGATTCCGGCGAGATCAAAGTCGAAGGTTGGAGTCAGGCTGACGGTCCGGCATGAACCGCCGTACGCAGAGGTCAGGATGTGATACATCGGAAAGGTCGCCGTCGCCATCACGTTGTTGCCGCCGTCGAAGGTGAACGCCTGCGTCACCATGCGGATCACGTCCGTGGCGCCGTTGCCGACGACAAAATTTTCCTCGCTGAGATCGGGCGCAAGACGCTCCGCCAGTTTGCGGCGCAGGTTCGCATCCGCCACGCCGGGATAACGATGCGCCTGCCCCAGCGTTTCCAACGCGGCTTGCACCGCCAGCGGCGACGGTCCGATCGGGCTTTCGTTCGACGCCAGTTTGACGACCCGCTCCAGCCCGTATTTTTCCTGAATCTCCTCAATGGCTCTGCCCGCCACGTAGACTGGGGTATTTTGCAGGTTGGGATTGAATCGAGGTCGCTTCATTTACAAAGTCTCCTTCGCCTTTTCATCCAGCGCCGCCAGCACGCGCTCAGGCGTCATCGGAACTTGAGTCATCCGCACGCCGACCGCGTCGTAGATGGCGTTCGCGATCGCGGCGGCAGTTGGCGTGCCGCCCATCTCGCCGACTCCCTTTGCGCCGAACGGTCCGCCGGGGTCGTCGGTCTCG contains the following coding sequences:
- the hisC gene encoding histidinol-phosphate transaminase encodes the protein MKRPRFNPNLQNTPVYVAGRAIEEIQEKYGLERVVKLASNESPIGPSPLAVQAALETLGQAHRYPGVADANLRRKLAERLAPDLSEENFVVGNGATDVIRMVTQAFTFDGGNNVMATATFPMYHILTSAYGGSCRTVSLTPTFDFDLAGILSQIDDDTRIVFLCSPNNPTGKIIAQNDLARFMREVPDHVVVLLDESYYDYVADANYPDSLSYVREGRNVIVLRSFSKASGLANLRVGYMIAPAEIAGYVRHALLPFNTSDIALAAASASMDDDEFSQNQRQTVLAGRAYFESAFDELDLFAIHSQANFVTIVEPPLGAARLTELLLQRGFIVRELTTFGMKNALRVSVGAPDENEAFVRALKSILETEGVTA